The following are encoded in a window of Dictyostelium discoideum AX4 chromosome 6 chromosome, whole genome shotgun sequence genomic DNA:
- the gins3 gene encoding GINS complex subunit 3, with amino-acid sequence MSYFDINDILAEEQKITCNFFYDAYNLGQLEEGSRDPDMKKGSKVDLPYWMALALAKSNFVSVIMPPEYQDEYKNKLIADPNVISMRLFPYYDKIGVQLSDFFGDRKLKLLLFRVFRERFLNIYSQSINLKETDISKILGNLTYQEREVFSNGYKSSNDYDKWMSRKGEKVEKNTNNLLISTSSNNKNNSSNSSNNNSNNNNNNNNNNNNNNNNNNNNNNNNSNSNSNSNSNSSNGNNNNNSQNSSYKNTQSTTVKKRKRMFDDE; translated from the exons atgtcTTATTTTGATATAAATGATATATTAGCAGAGGAACAAAAGATTACatgtaatttcttttatgATGCATATAATTTAGGTCAATTAGAAGAAGGTTCAAGAGACCCTGAT aTGAAAAAAGGTAGTAAAGTAGATTTACCATATTGGATGGCATTAGCATTAGCAAAGAGTAATTTTGTTTCTGTAATTATGCCACCTGAATATCAAgatgaatataaaaataaattaattgctGATCCAAATGTAATTTCAATGAGATTATTCCCATATTATGATAAAATTGGTGTACAATTATCTGATTT ttttgGTGATaggaaattgaaattacttttatttagaGTTTTTAGAGaaagatttttaaatatatacagtcaatcaattaatttaaaagaaactGATATTTCAAAGATATTAGGTAATTTAACATATCAAGAAAGAGAAGTGTTCTCAAATGGATATAAATCTTCAAATGATTATGATAAATGGATGAGTAGAAAAGGTGAAAAAGtagaaaaaaatacaaataatttattaatttcaacatcttctaataataaaaataatagtagtaatagtagtaacaataatagtaataataataataataataataataataataataataataataataataataataataataataataataatagtaatagtaatagtaatagtaatagtaatagtagtaatggtaataataataataatagccaAAATAGTAGTTATAAAAACACTCAATCAACCACagtaaagaaaagaaaaagaatgtttgatgatgaataa
- the rrpB gene encoding RNA-directed RNA polymerase, producing the protein MEADSKSKEIEQHDQWLYCSNCLNGVLEFKHLGFYIDMEGVYLEVLRDSSSIFNNNHFYDHNYRDGADIIDQLPNIDRYHLVSKSLQQQQQYSTTVNDNSYYMFDSRKHDLSVQRPYLMCSYKECYNIIGFYHMNPFKKVFSFRLDHAKTILDFKYEDKPWKFFLNNPIFEKIQVYKNQDIDYYGFNSINKKYYNNNDNNNNFNNNNNNNNNNNNNNNNNNNSLNSLFKNNDNDNSNKFQPRMETKDVHYKPTMLPQEKPMIPKFKEGVEIIPRDYQIESYYQSTQDNTLLVLPTGMGKTLVSIMTLLEMFSINDQDNSCGDSKRIALFLVDRVPLVTQQAGAIEAITNLKVCKLYGEINDSRTRAFVRSKEYDVLVSTVGSLVNLLEVRHLNILDFYFITFDEVHHATGEHDFNKVVDYIRKTDLNFRPRILGLTASLVSIGNSTIDIVQRSIKDMEERMLSRVFKPTSLLTNSTQSELQPELVSFKTSGQESLIETSICEFLVSNSKELQIFLNYSDVDLDGVRGNPSFLKALERLDKYSKQLESIYIEYTKVLIKLYELLSVLSTEGPKQVLTGLDLLMQSTNQENELYNKLLELRYYISGQYEDRESNFEKGSTRYRKLISSLEYAISDASDGELQKDLRILVFVETRSGASNLTSMLKKEPFQEYLHTKRLVGHNGDDGMDSEKQQSIIRKFRDGKCRLIVTTNVLEEGIDVQDCNIVICYDGILSLKSLIQRRGRARSKNESKFIIIYNDDKDLKILNILSSENLLNNSINQILSNRERQAITKNQFLNWKKLNINNEYFINNQLDGGPLDKDIKCVILSIYHIEIDIETFRELLLFQLPDIVNQVDQVSIRMEGDDEYLSSSIIVILNTCIDKEQSIYRLKSLLNINGLKYWMIDRSSFHFEDDNIDNDNNNSYDRENEQDNFNYFINEYTHDLSQFKNKNYSIGSFEYGNMSSPTKYHGIGQLDDSFDLFYGNREMFFTKKTRFQRYRLNLKLTDIESTFLLVNDKYQNIVHILLIVKRPLIFEEEKETTHRVFWNKSKPKKDDFGQAFVYRLTLSTIDNEIKEVIKPLIANGFRMYESSLELNCFIQGGINKNNNCMIIDLNLQYIKRNLEIHYLLQCLQSQSSYGRVLNQDFIVEINNLLAFGKQEEAEFIITSLISKRTKFINYKEFIGDCLKNFLPDPYYAKKKDLSTKSGEFTMIRDVFITPSRTIFIQPTLQRSCRAVRKFGSSNFIMVKIVNESLEPLQGVNNKHPLHENRIKPILEGGILVGGKIYSYAGNSNSQLREYSSWFVSNQIGTHTVKIWSGIEHVDNVRKFFRCIGLMFSTTIPTVTLPQNRIYRIQDITRNTHVFTEGCGEIGPELAKHLNENYNFRPSTCAYQVRIGGNKGMLVVNNQAPDPSGIYIRPSMVKFNPIVCGDEHRTLEICSVSTTSRCKLNRQVISLLSTLGTQDNVFFALQDHYLNQVAQIVNDTNASKQAIVEFFPDITEGELYQDPYIRRILISLYKLKMERIQQKCHIEIKDSRMLLGVCDPTNSLPPNTVFVQLEEEDEDDDDGRKYEKVIEGLVMVIKNPCTHPGDVRYLKAVDNLRLRHLRNVLVFSTKGDVPNFKEISGSDLDGDRYFFCYDKSLIGNRSKSETAYLGDETVSNNDKKANVFNDPFALSSMYSTNVERQELGKMYNSHLAISDLFGANHEFSIQISKECFKEIDYPKTGIHGTIPKEANVWLKTKGYPHYMQRENSTRVYYQSKTIMGKMYDQIDQLVYIGDFLPNISLDKSNLVDDYEIYLNSAKILYSQYKLQVHSLLRHYSAESEESIMIGFLDQGFISDKVSKDIKGEMKNDYIKIQQTFENEFLKEFGEQHKENCLLIHRVNIEKKVSAWYHVAYSDLKDDRALGFYWIARSFKQMTLDQESQKKKNILVNSILDHMNKKKDTLFPLYESRLMIVKELTLFLNMLNDTVFKESTLEIIGSTATMLFDENSNLNLYLKLESQNDHMNLAEKNEILNQLKDEIKTSSFISAEACSIIKIQGDIPLFKFKIDKIQCLIGLETSKWHETLVQQQYITKNPSILSILFSIIDWSINSLFVDSETGEIINNSKVYSSLNLQKVIVENSMIPSIFNNKNHNNNNNNNNNNKHSVKNLTKSNLFSLLIDFCIINKYIDKCNPNELTNTTSNLTIGNWVKLIEIASRYFSVDNNNNNNNKGHKRNKNKNLDEYNTNNLGDTILSFFRFYSDSFGRSIYGNEPFIIKLFSKDANDIENQILNPSTESHKTALLFYQESFRHALHSLSTFVSVEEFLSNCLKTTKKIMPIKKNQIKLLQQRSVNEEIVKNVQLCGCSIKIDTNVKNPYILIDGKPQQIRLAQNAIRDLLSIKTENYNLATKRNNKRKNFTLGDFAKK; encoded by the exons ATGGAGGCCGATTCCAAATCAAAAGAGATTGAACAACATGATCAATGGTTATATTGttcaaattgtttaaatggAGTGTTGGAATTTAAACATTTGGGTTTTTATATTGATATGGAGGGTGTTTATCTCGAGGTTCTAAGAGATAGTTCaagtatttttaataataatcatttctATGATCACAACTATAGAGATGGTGCTGATATTATAGATCAATTACCAAATATTGATAGATATCATTtagtttcaaaatcattacaacaacaacaacaatattcaACAACAGTCAATGATAATAGTTATTATATGTTTGATTCAAGAAAACATGATTTATCAGTCCAAAGACCATATTTAATGTGTAGCTATAAAGAATGttataatataattggtTTCTATCATATGAATCCATTTAAAAAGGTATTTTCATTTCGTCTTGATCAtgcaaaaacaattttagaCTTTAAATATGAAGATAAACCATggaaattctttttaaataatcctATTTTCGAAAAAATTCAagtttataaaaatcaagatattgattattatggttttaattcaataaataaaaaatattataataataatgataataataataattttaataataataataataataataataataataataataataataataataacaataatagtttaaatagtttatttaaaaataatgataatgataatagtaataaatttCAACCAAGAATGGAAACAAAAGATGTTCATTATAAACCAACAATGTTACCACAAGAAAAACCAATGATaccaaaatttaaagaagGTGTAGAAATTATACCAAGAGATTATCAAATTGAAAGTTATTATCAATCTACTCAAGATAATACATTATTGGTATTACCAACTGGTATGGGTAAGACATTGGTATCAATAATGACATTGTTAGAGATGTTTAGTATAAATGATCAAGATAATTCATGTGGTGATTCAAAGAGGATAGCTTTGTTTTTGGTTGATAGAGTACCATTGGTTACACAACAAGCCGGTGCAATTGAAgcaattacaaatttaaaagtatGTAAATTATAtggtgaaattaatgatagtAGAACAAGAGCATTTGTTAGATCAAAAGAATATGATGTATTGGTGTCCACAGTTGGTAGTTTAGTGAATCTTTTAGAGGTACGTCATTTGAATATACTCGATTTCTATTTCATCACTTTTGATGAAGTTCATCATGCAACTGGTGAACATGATTTCAATAAGGTGGTTGATTACATTCGTAAAACCGATTTAAACTTTAGACCAAGAATCTTGGGTTTAACGGCTTCACTTGTAAGTATTGGTAATTCAACGATTGATATAGTTCAAAGATCAATCAAAGATATGGAGGAAAGAATGCTTTCAAGAGTTTTCAAACCAACATCATTACTTACAAATTCCACTCAATCAGAATTACAACCTGAATTGGTTTCGTTCAAAACCTCTGGTCAAGAATCATTAATAGAAACTTCGATTTGTGAATTTTTGGTATCAAATAGTAAAGAATTacaaatctttttaaattatagtGATGTTGATTTGGATGGTGTTAGAGGTAAtccatcatttttaaaagcaTTGGAAAGATTAGATAAATATTCCAAACAATTAGAATCAATCTATATAGAGTATACAAAGGTATTGATAAAACTATATGAATTGTTATCAGTATTGTCAACAGAAGGACCAAAACAAGTTTTAACTGGATTGGATCTTTTAATGCAATCTACCAATCAAGAGAATGAACTCTACAATAAATTATTGGAATTAAGATATTACATTAGTGGTCAATATGAAGATAGGGAatcaaattttgaaaagGGTTCAACTCGTTATAGAAAGTTAATCAGTTCTTTAGAATATGCAATTAGCGATGCATCCGATGGTGAATTACAAAAGGATTTAagaattttagtttttgttgAAACTAGATCCGGTGCATCAAATTTAACTTCAATGTTAAAGAAAGAACCATTCCAAGAGTATTTACACACCAAGAGATTGGTTGGTCATAATGGTGACGACGGTATGGATTCAGAGAAACAACAAAGTATAATTAGAAAATTTAGAGATGGTAAATGTAGGTTAATAGTTACAACAAATGTATTGGAAGAGGGTATTGATGTTCAAGATTGTAATATAGTAATTTGTTATGATGGTATATTAagtttaaaatcattaattcaaCGTAGAGGTAGAGCTAGATCAAAAAATGAATCaaaattcattataatttataatgatgataaagatttaaaaatattaaatatatta agtagtgaaaatttattaaataattcaattaatcaaattttatcaaatagaGAGAGACAAGCTATtacaaaaaatcaatttttaaattggaagaaattaaatattaataatgaatattttataaataatcaacTAGATGGTGGTCCATTAGATAAAGATATAAAATGTGtgattttatcaatttatcatattgaaattgatattgaaaCTTTTAGAGAGCTTTTATTATTCCAACTTCCAGATATTGTCAATCAAGTTGACCAAGTTTCAATTAGAATGGAAGGTGATGATGAATATTTATCAAGTTCTATAATCgttattttaaatacatGTATAGATAAAGAGCAATCAATTTATAgattaaaatctttattaaatataaatggtCTTAAATATTGGATGATTGATAGATCTTCGTTTCattttgaagatgataatattgataatgataataataattcatatgATAGAGAAAATGAAcaagataattttaattacttTATAAATGAATACACTCATGATTTAagtcaatttaaaaataaaaattattcaattggAAGTTTTGAATATGGTAATATGTCAAGTCCAACAAAATATCATGGTATTGGTCAATTGGATGATTCATTCGATTTGTTTTATGGCAATAGAGAAATgtttttcacaaaaaaaactAGATTTCAAAGATAcagattaaatttaaaattaaccgATATTGAAAGTACATTTTTACTtgtaaatgataaatatcaaaatatTGTTCATATCCTATTGATTGTAAAAAGACCATTAATTTTCGAGGAAGAGAAAGAAACAACACATAGAGTTTTTTGGaataaatcaaaaccaaagaAAGATGATTTTGGTCAAGCATTTGTATATAGATTAACATTATCAACAATAGATAACGAAATTAAAGAAGTGATTAAACCATTGATAGCCAATGGATTCAGAATGTATGAATCATCTTTAGAgttaaattgttttattcAAGGTGGtattaacaaaaataacaattgtATGATTAtcgatttaaatttacaatataTTAAAAGGAATTTggaaattcattatttattacaatGTTTACAAAGTCAAAGTTCATATGGTAGAGTTTTAAATCAAGATTTTATAGTTGAAATCAATAATCTATTGGCATTTGGTAAACAAGAGGAAGCAGAGTTCATTATAACATCATTGATTTCAAAGAGAactaaattcattaattataaaGAATTCATAGGTGAttgtttgaaaaattttttaccCGATCCTTATTATGCAAAGAAAAAGGATCTCTCAACAAAGAGTGGTGAATTTACAATGATTCGTGATGTTTTTATAACACCAAGTAGAACTATTTTCATTCAACCAACACTACAAAGATCATGTAGAGCTGTTCGTAAATTTGGTTCATCCAATTTCATTATggttaaaattgtaaatgaaTCATTGGAACCACTTCAAggtgtaaataataaacatccACTTCATGAGAATAGAATTAAACCAATACTTGAGGGTGGTATATTGGTTGGTGGTAAAATCTATTCGTATGctggtaatagtaatagtcaGTTAAGAGAATATTCATCTTGGTTCGTTTCTAATCAAATTGGTACACATACGGTTAAAATTTGGAGTGGTATAGAGCATGTTGATAATGTTAGAAAGTTTTTCAGATGTATTGGTTTAATGTTTTCAACAACGATTCCAACGGTTACATTACCACAGAATCGTATCTATAGAATCCAAGATATCACCAGAAATACCCATGTATTCACTGAGGGATGTGGTGAAATTGGTCCAGAACTTGCTaaacatttaaatgaaaattataatttcagaCCATCAACATGTGCATATCAAGTTAGAATAGGTGGAAATAAAGGTATGTTGGTGGTAAACAATCAAGCACCCGATCCATCTGGTATTTATATTAGACCAAGTATGGTGAAATTCAATCCAATCGTTTGTGGTGATGAACATAGAACATTAGAGATTTGCAGTGTTTCAACAACTTCAAGATGTAAATTAAATAGACAAGTAATTAGTTTACTCTCAACATTGGGTACACAAGATAATGTTTTCTTTGCATTACAAGATCATTATCTAAATCAAGTGGCTCAAATCGTAAATGATACCAATGCTTCCAAACAAGCAATCGTTGAATTCTTTCCAGATATTACAGAGGGTGAACTTTATCAAGATCCTTACATTCGTAGAATTTTAATTAgtctttataaattaaaaatggagAGAATTCAACAAAAATGTCATATAGAGATTAAAGATAGTAGAATGTTGTTGGGTGTTTGTGATCCAACAAATTCATTACCACCAAATACTGTATTTGTTCAATTGGAAGaggaagatgaagatgatgatgatggtcgtaaatatgaaaaagtaattgaaggattggtaatggtaattaAAAATCCTTGTACTCATCCTGGTGATGTAAGATATTTAAAGGCTGTTGATAATTTAAGATTAAGACATTTAAGAAATGTATTAGTTTTCTCAACAAAAGGTGACGTACCAAActttaaagaaatttcaGGTTCAGATTTAGATGGTGATCGTTATTTCTTTTGTTACGATAAATCATTGATTGGTAATCGTTCAAAATCAGAGACAGCCTATTTAGGTGACGAGACCGTTTCAAACAATGATAAAAAGGCCAATGTTTTCAATGATCCATTTGCTTTATCCTCAATGTACTCTACAAATGTTGAACGTCAAGAACTTGGTAAAATGTATAATTCACATTTGGCAATCTCTGATCTTTTCGGTGCAAATCACGAATTTTCAATTCAAATCTCAAAAGAatgttttaaagaaattgattaTCCAAAAACTGGTATTCATGGCACTATTCCAAAAGAAGCAAATGTTTGGTTAAAAACTAAAGGTTATCCACATTATATGCAAAGAGAGAATTCAACCAGAGTTTATTATCAATCGAAAACCATTATGGGTAAAATGTATGATCAAATTGATCAGTTGGTTTATATTGGTGATTTCTTACCAAATATTAGTCTTGATAAAAGCAATTTGGTTGATGACTATGAAATCTATTTAAATAGTGCTAAAATCTTATATAGTCAGTATAAACTTCAAGTTCATTCATTGTTAAGACATTATTCAGCGGAGTCTGAAGAATCTATAATGATTGGTTTTCTTGATCAAGGTTTTATTAGTGACAAAGTTTCAAAAGATATCAAAGgtgaaatgaaaaatgatTACATTAAAATTCAACAAACTTTTGAAAACGAGTTTTTAAAGGAATTTGGTGAACAACATAAAGAGAATTGTTTATTGATTCATAGAGTAAACATTGAAAAGAAGGTATCAGCATGGTACCATGTTGCATATAGTGATTTGAAAGATGATAGAGCATTAGGTTTCTATTGGATTGCTCGTTCGTTCAAACAGATGACATTGGATCAAGAAagtcaaaagaaaaaaaatattttggttAATAGCATCTTGGATCAtatgaacaaaaaaaaagatacttTATTCCCATTATACGAAAGTCGTTTAATGATTGTCAAAGaattaacattatttttaaatatgttaAATGATACAgtatttaaagaatcaacATTGGAAATTATTGGTTCAACCGCTACAATGttatttgatgaaaattcaaatttaaatttatactTAAAACTAGAGAGTCAAAATGATCATATGAATTTAGCTGAAaagaatgaaattttaaatcaattaaaagatgaaattaaaacatcCTCTTTTATATCAGCTGAAGCTTGTTCAATTATCAAGATCCAAGGTGACAttccattatttaaattcaaaatagaTAAAATTCAATGTTTAATTGGGCTTGAAACTAGTAAATGGCATGAAACATTggtacaacaacaatacatTACTAAAAATccttcaattttatcaatattgTTTTCAATCATTGATTGGAGTATTAATTCATTGTTTGTTGATAGTGAAACTggtgaaattataaataattcaaaggTTTATTCATCTTTAAACCTTCAAAAAGTTATAGTTGAGAATTCAATGATACCAAGTatattcaataataaaaatcataacaataacaataataataataataataataaacatagTGTAAAGAATCttacaaaatcaaatttgtTCTCTttgttaattgatttttgtaTTATCAACAAGTATATAGATAAATGTAATCCAAATGAACTTACAAATACTACATCCAATTTAACAATTGGAAATTGGGTGAAATTGATAGAAATAGCTTCAAGATACTTTTCAGtggataataataacaataataacaataaaggtcataaaagaaacaaaaacaaaaatttggATGaatataatacaaataatttaggTGATACAATCTTATCATTTTTTAGATTCTATTCAGATAGTTTTGGACGTTCAATCTATGGAAATGAAccattcattattaaattgttttctAAAGATGCcaatgatattgaaaatcaaatacTCAATCCTTCAACTGAATCACATAAAAC
- a CDS encoding RapGAP/RanGAP domain-containing protein produces the protein MQTFSNINLVKPSRDWRVEKGDIDENNSGSINNRPLSPTLFSSNSSNNNNNNTTNNYIAVNGNLVLGVNGVGVGEQAQSLDIAVENPEECILWYYNYFLGKSHQNYLGTLDNGDVFGASIKKEEYAIEGEYSYKTIIWTLEGIERQWFQLKKHASTTPTDIIKKALPRLQIKKIKEIDSPDLLKDFKDLEQTQTEINYKFGLLLARPNQSSEDDFYNNVEHSPKWTEFLNLLGDTVVLNSFKGYRGGLDVNNNTTGTHSLYTSLKGYEVMFHVSTMLPHSKADSQQIERKRHLGNDIVIIIFYDCDPSDPIIPWDPSTVNSNFNHIFAVVRPADENNYHVEIVIKHGIAKFGPVLPTHSIFPKNSTFKEFLITKLVNAQRAALNSAPSFATKLKRTFKDQLESIYKKHSSSSSSLSFVPKRRSSSVSNINKGRELKVKDPKYGSGFFKLLSKDSNKTQVFDTEILFSKSLNEKINCLDVVESDENNSTLIVATEESIYLLKSNMITGEQLFQKIIVMKDVIRLTLVKPLKILLVLTGKGLCFFEMDTIFQQFNNLSTNSTIPSSYAIPIPTTPTTSNNNGGSGFFSSNNLSNGHTSLRWSKSGIIAAGLINNNNNSNSINSINSNNNNNINNSSINNNNGGNTNILAPSVFLSVNNNNNNSGNNIFNNNNNNNNNGGLNNSSENILTVIGEDSIKVKKIVGTKGCTVYGYTKGDNEGQEEDITLLYVGLKKTLLLYEWNKGEFVKSRELPLMDNIKTLCAIAPGMICVGIQKEFLLIDIFTQTIKELYKKSDSEPVKALSLDNEILLCFNNIGIFVDESGNKTRQFELKWGSTPSSLALVPSYVLGISGPLIEVRTLLNGNIIQSLPANISLSNDDCNLDNHYHHHEIINNCSAINIVNNQLSDNIENINNLNINNNNGNNNYNNNGNNSNGGNNNNNNNNNNGCNNSLINLDQETNNLMSENSNNGAENVYSFSTFNDIAHVDNGNIYVASSSKGLSCILRIKQNIQLNVLPSPSSSPLKPSLLLPPSPL, from the exons atg caaacattttcaaatattaatttagtaAAACCAAGTAGAGATTGGAGAGTTGAAAAAGGAGATATTGATGAAAACAATAGTggatcaataaataatagaccattatcaccaacattattttcaagtaacagtagtaataataataataataatactaccaATAATTATATAGCGGTTAATGGAAATCTAGTTTTAGGAGTgaatggtgttggtgttggcgAACAGGCACAAAGTTTAGATATAGCAGTCGAGAATCCAGAAGAATGTATACTTTGGTACTATAATTATTTCCTTGGTAAAAGTCATCAAAACTATTTAGGTACATTAGATAATGGTGATGTATTTGGAGCATCCATTAAAAAGGAAGAATATGCAATCGAAGGTGAATACTCTTACAAAACCATCATTTGGACATTGGAGGGTATTGAACGTCAATGgttccaattaaaaaaacacgCCTCCACCACACCAACTGATATCATCAAAAAAGCATTACCCCgtttacaaattaaaaaaattaaagaaattgattcaCCTGatcttttaaaagatttcaaAGATTTAGAACAAACTCAAActgaaattaattataaatttggtttattattagcACGTCCAAATCAATCATCTGAAgatgatttttataataatg ttgaacaTTCACCAAAATGGacagaatttttaaatttattaggTGATACGGttgtattaaattcatttaaaggATATAGAGGCGGATTagatgttaataataatacaacggGAACACATTCATTGTATACTAGTTTAAAAGGTTATGAGGTCATGTTTCATGTTTCAACCATGTTACCTCATTCAAAAGCAGATTCACAACAAATTGAACGTAAAAGACATCTTGGTAATGATATCgttatcattatcttttatGATTGTGATCCTTCTGACCCAATCATACCATGGGATCCATCAACtgttaattcaaattttaatc ACATTTTTGCAGTTGTTAGACCAgctgatgaaaataattaccaTGTTGAAATTGTAATTAAACATGGTATTGCTAAATTTGGACCAGTTTTACCAACTCATTCgatttttccaaaaaattctacttttaaagaatttttaattactaaat tggTAAATGCACAAAGAGCAGCACTTAATTCAGCACCATCATTTGCAACAAAATTAAAGAGAACATTTAAGGATCAATTAGAGAGTATTTATAAAAAgcattcatcatcatcatcttcattatcatttgtaCCAAAAAGAAGATCATCATcagtttcaaatattaataaaggTCGTGAATTAAAAGTTAAAGATCCAAAATATGGTTCTGGTTTCTTTAAATTACTTTCaaaagattcaaataaaactcaa gtatTTGATacagaaattttattttcaaaatcattaaatgaaaaaatcaattgtttAGATGTTGTTGAAtctgatgaaaataattcaacattaATTGTAGCAACAGAGGAgagtatttatttattgaaatcaAATATGATTACTGGTGaacaattatttcaaaagattATAGTGATGAAAGATGTCATTAGATTAACATTGGTTAAACCATTGAAAATCTTATTGGTATTAACTGGTAAAGGTTTATGTTTCTTTGAAATGGATACAATTTttcaacaatttaataatctttCAACAAATAGTACAATACCATCATCTTATGCAATACCAATTCCTACAACTCCAACCACTTCAAACAAtaatggtggtagtggtttctttagttcaaataatttaagtaATGGACATACATCATTAAGATGGTCAAAATCTGGTATTATAGCGGCtggtttaataaataataataataatagtaatagtattaatagtataaatagtaataataataataatataaataatagtagtataaataataataatggtggtaatacTAATATATTAGCACCATCTGTATTTTTaagtgtaaataataataataataatagcggtaataatatttttaataataataataataataataataatggcggattaaataatagtagtgaaaatattttaacagTAATTGGAGAGGATTCAATTAAAGTTAAAAAGATAGTTGGTACAAAAGGTTGTACGGTTTATGGATATACAAAAGGTGATAATGAAGGTCAAGAAGAGGATATAACATTGTTGTATGTTGGTTTAAAGAAAACTTTGTTACTCTATGAATGGAATAAAGGTGAATTTGTAAAATCTAGAGAACTACCATTGATGGATAATATAAAGACATTGTGTGCCATTGCACCGGGTATGATTTGTGTTGGCATTCAAAAGGAATTTCTATTGATTGATATCTTTACTCAAACCATTAAAGAACTTTACAAGAAATCAGATTCAGAACCTGTCAAAGCTTTATCATTggataatgaaattttgttgtgttttaataatattggtatCTTTGTAGATGAATCTGGTAATAAAACAAGACAATTCGAATTGAAATGGGGTTCAACTCCATCTTCTTTAGCTTTAGTACCATCTTATGTTTTAGGTATCTCTGGTCCATTAATTGAAGTTAGAACTTTATTAAATGGTAATATCATTCAATCCTTACCAGCAAATATCTCtttatcaaatgatgattGCAATTTAGataatcattatcatcatcatgaaattataaataattgtagtgctattaatattgtaaataatcaattatcagataatattgaaaatattaataatttaaatataaataataataatggtaataataattataataataatggtaataatagtaatggtggcaacaacaataataataataataataataacggttgtaataattcattaattaatttagatcaagaaacaaataatttaatgtcAGAAAATAGTAACAATGGCGCAGAAAATGTTTACTCATTTTCAACATTTAATGATATTGCTCACGTGGATAATGGAAATATTTATGTTGCTTCCTCTTCAAAAGGTTTATCTTGTATTTTACGtattaaacaaaatattcaattgaatGTATTGCCATCACCATCTTCTTCACCTTTAAAACCAAGTTTACTCTTGCCACCTTCtcctttataa